The following DNA comes from Erigeron canadensis isolate Cc75 chromosome 3, C_canadensis_v1, whole genome shotgun sequence.
GTGAGTAAggtatagaaaatcatatatgattttaagcatactgTGTGAAAAATAcacagaatcatatttgattttacgcatacagtgCGAAAAAAGcattcaaaatcatatttgattttgagaataatattagaaaaaaagaaacatttaaaAGAAGTCCATATGAAGAAACATTCTCTAaatcatatttgaatttatcAAAGAAGAAATCAAAATTGATCATATTTCAGAACCAAATTTTATTACACAATCTCTAGACAATTGATTAACCAACTAAAACTATAATCCAAGAATAGAATATTTgtcataaagaaaaaaaatacttgtcTAATTGTTTGAAGCTCCTTCAGTATTCACTTtttcattgaatttttgtttcttttttccaCATGTCCTGCTGTTGTGATTCGTATCTCCGCATGTAGTacactttctctttcttttattgctttctttttttcctttctccTTACCGCCCATTATACGGTTAACAGTTACACATCCCTTATACACTCCAACTGGAGGGTTTTTTTATTTCGTTTGAATCTGGTTTTTCAACACCCATCATTCTTGATAtcacttcattttttttctttggtggTTGGTTTGCCATATCACCCTCAACTTCTGACTTCAACGATTTGACTCTTTCTAGAAactcttttaagtttttcatcATCGTTCAAAACAAGATGCAAGCAGTCCTCAAAAACTGAACTTGCTTTAGCAACCATCTTTTGAGTACCAACATTTCCATTGTCAAATCTGTTTCTGCTAGATCTCAAATCAGGTGGTATGATGCCTTTTGTCCACCGCCTCATAATGTATTGTGCATGTATTTCATCTATATTATTGTTCTTCAAAACACTGAAACAATGTCGGCAAAGGAGACCTAAACGGAGATAGTGTCTACAGGTACACACAACAGAACCATCCCCAAGGTTATGCAATACCTTCATTGACATTAAATTATTTCAGTGTtgaatcaaatttaatttaaacataacgtgtatttgataaaataaaagctTTACCTTATACTGAATCACATTTTGTCCAGTCTCTTTCACTTTCCTCTTAAACATCTcattaatgatataaatttgaCACTCTTCTTCAGCAGTCATTTGGGCAACTAAACAATCATATAGACCAGCTTCTATTTCCTTCTGTATCATCTCAAAAATTGTTTTTGTGTACAGTTTTGAAGCATGCATTTCTATTTTGAGTTTTGTGTTCAATATTGGAGTCTTCTTTATTGTTTCAGCATCTAGCTTTTCTTGTTTTGACCTTTGTTTCATCATTGCTGATTCAAATCCACTCATGAAACTCACCAGATTTGACGCTGATCTTgtgaaatgagaaaaaaaagcATTCTCGCTTTTTGACCTTGATGTTGTTCTCATCAGGCCACACATTGGAGTGTCAATGAAGTAAGCTGGTATCCACTTTGATCTGATTTGAAACATATACTTGAACCAATTGTCATTTTGTAATGAAAAATCAATCATCAACTTCTCCCATTTTTCCTCGAAAGTTTTTGGTTCCATGTGAATATTTCAAACTATACTGTCAAACCTGCTCTTGAAGTCTCTCTCAGTTTCATCTTCTATACTTAGAGTTGCCTCTCTTATctgtataaaatcaaaattgattattcACTGAAACAATCATATTGAGAA
Coding sequences within:
- the LOC122591697 gene encoding protein FAR1-RELATED SEQUENCE 5-like, with translation MESPGCRARVRFDLDYLNETYIIADFHAIHNHELVPREYRYLCKTDRQLKYAEQLFVYNASISNVGPTKAHQLYSNLKGSSLNVNGTVNDFRNWKRDLNVYINESDTQILVNKMMEMREHIPGFAFEYKVQHDVCPFTGIDNHNKCVTFAAGLIRDEKQETYTWLLKCFMDNFKIEPTMVVTDQDKAMEIGIKNIFKTAKHRLCMWHITQKLPTKIREATLSIEDETERDFKSRSKWIPAYFIDTPMCGLMRTTSRSKSENAFFSHFTRSASNLVSFMSGFESAMMKQRSKQEKLDAETIKKTPILNTKLKIEMHASKLYTKTIFEMIQKEIEAGLYDCLVAQMTAEEECQIYIINEMFKRKVKETGQNVIQYKVLHNLGDGSVVCTCRHYLRLGLLCRHCFSVLKNNNIDEIHAQYIMRRWTKGIIPPDLRSSRNRFDNGNVGTQKMVAKASSVFEDCLHLVLNDDEKLKRVSRKSQIVEVRS